The Roseofilum capinflatum BLCC-M114 sequence GGACGAAACCCGCTTGAGTCGTCTGAAGGATGGTTTATCCCAGTCCTATGCTCTGGATACTCCGTTTGACGATCCTTATTATTGGGCTGGGTTTGTGGTACAGGGGATGAATTAACAATGAACAGTTACAGCGCTTCGCGCTAGGCAAAAGGCAAGAGGCAAAAGGCAAAAGTATTGTTGCAAAAGGTTTTTAGCGTTCAACCCTGTATTCCATAACAGAGCAAAGTGCTGTATCCCTCTTCTATCACTTTCGGAAAAAAGGGCGTGAAACCCTGATTCCTTCGTGAGCGATAAAACTCCGTTTTCGGCTGTCGCTGACATGAAACGCTTCACGATCGCGGGCTGTAATGACGGAAATTCGTTAGAATTTCCAAGAGTGACAGAAGAGGGGTATACTGGATCGAAGTTCAAGGCAATTGCTACAAGGTTAGCTCACCACAGGGGTTTTAGGCGGGTGACTACATAGCGATCGGGGTGTAAATATTTTCTTGCCACACGCTGGATCTCTTCAGGGGTGAGGGCTTGAATCCGGTGGGGATAACTCACGGCTTGCCGAGCTTCGGCTACGGTATTGTAATATCCATACAACCCAGCCAATTGACTGGGGGTTTCGGTGGAGAAGGCATAATCATTACAGAGTTGACGCTGGCACGATCGCAATTCACTCTCTAAAATGGGGGTGGTGTGTAGGGTCTCCAGGCGATCTTGAATGATTGATTCTACATCATCGAGATATTTCGGCTCTAGCCAAGCTGTGATCGTAAACAGGCTAGAATCCTGTTGCAGAGAAAAGTCACTGCCAATCCCATACACTAAACCCTGTTCTTCTTGTAATTCTCTCACGAGACGGGATGTGCGTCCACTGGCTAAGAGGACCGAAATTAGGTCTAAAGCATAAGCGTCACTGAGGCGATGGACTCCCGGCCCTAACCAGGCCATCATTAACCGAGCTTCTTCTAAGCGAGGATACTTTAATTCTTTTCTGCGAATAGTGTTCAGAGGAGCAATAGGGGGTGTTTTGGGGGGGAGTTTGTGAGGCGATAATACTGGGCATCCCTGGGGCGATCGCCCATTTGTTCTACCCTTCCTTTCCCTCGGTGGATCTTCAAACCCGACAAAACTTTTACTGACTAAATCAATGGCCTGAGTTTCGCTCATATCTCCCACCAACACCACGGTCATATTCTCCGGTTGATAACAATGGTGATGAAAAGCCTGCATTTGTTCCGGCGTATGGGTTAAGACTTGTCTTTGTGTCCCTAGTACGGAGCGGCCATAGGGATGATCGGGATATAAATTTTCCAACAATGAGGAAAACCCCAACCAGTCTGGATCGTCCTGAGTTTGTCTTATTTCAGACATCACAACTTCCCGCTCTTGCAGAAAGTCTTCGTCTGCGATCGCCGGATTTAATAGGATTTCGGCTAAATAGGGTAGGGTGTCAGCAATGTGGGGAACTGCCGTATTAATATAAAAATGGGCATAATCGTAGCTGGTGGCGGCATTACTGATCCCGCCTCGATTTTCGATGACTCGATCGAATATCCCAGGGGCAATACGCTCTGTTCCTTTAAACACCATATGTTCGAGGAAATGGGCTAATCCTGGCAATTCTTCCGGTTCATGTATTGCCCCGGCTTTCACCCACACATCCGCAACTACTGCGGGGGTGGCTGACATTTGTTGATGGATCACAGTTAAGCCACTGTCGAGTTTTAGGGTACGGGCTGGAAAATGGGGGAATGAGAATAATTGTGCCAAGGGTTTGACAGTTTATGTTATTTCCTGCTCGGATAATATCGGTTTTTTAAGACTTTTTTGTATTGCAGTATACAAAATACTATTATTTCTAATAAAAGACTGTAGGGGCGAACGGCCGTTCGCCCCTACAAATTCTTTTAATGAAGGTGATCCATCAATTTCCCGGAACTGAGGAAATCTAATTCAGGGCTTCGGCTCCACCGACCACTTCTAGGAGTTCTTGGGTAATGGCAGCTTGTCGAGCCTTGTTATAGGACAGGGTAAGCGTGTTAATCATTTGACTGGCGTTATCCGAAGCACTACTCATTGCTGTCATCCGAGCAGCTAATTCACTGGCGGCGGATTCTTGCAGGGCCCGTAGAAATTGGTTTTTAATGAAGAGGGGTAAAAGAGCGTCCAGGATTTGGGCGGGATCTTGTTCAAAGATCATATCTCTGGGGAAACTTCCTGCTTCTGGAGAGGCGACTTTTTCCCTGGAAACATTAAAGTTACCATCGGCTGTAGTCAGACGGAACACTTCATCATCAACGACTTCTAACCCTTGGGGCGTTAAGGGGAGTAGGGTTTGAATGACCGGTCTGGAGCTAATCAAGGAGACGAATTTAGTATAGATGAGTTCTACCCGGTCTACTTTACCGGAGAGGAACCATCCGAGAATATTATCCACAATTTCGTCTGCTTCTTCGGCGCTCGGTATTTGGGCGAGTTCTGTCCGGGTTTTGGCAATGGGGACTTCCCGACGCTGGAAGTATTGAACTGATTTGCGACCTAAGAGGGCATATTCGTAGTTTAGGCCTTCTTTTTCGAGTTCTTTGGCTCGCATTTCGGCGCGACGGATGACGTTACTATTGTACGCGCCACAGAGACCGCGATCGCCGGAAAAGACAATTAAGCCAACGGTTTTTACTTCCCGATTTTTCAGCAATTCTAGGTCAACATCTTCAAACTGAAGACGACTTTGTAGACGATACAGCACTTGAGCCAAACGGTCAGCAAAGGGGCGGGTGGCTAATACTTGTTCTTGGGCGCGACGCACTTTTGCGGCGGCCACTAAGCGCATGGCTTCTGTAATTTTGCGAGTATTTTTAACGGAGTTGATGCGATCGCGGATCGCTTTAAGATTTGCCATAGGAAAAACAGGGGATAGGGGACAGGGAATGGGTTAGGCAAAAGGCAAGAGGCAAAAGGCAAAAGGCAATAGATTTTAGGGTCTAGGTTTCTCCAATTGTCCTAACGGCTAAGGTGCTTGCCATAAGATAGTGGATAGGGATATCCACTATCAATGCTCGGTTGAAGACCCTGGACTGAGCGCAGTCGAAGTCTAGGCAGAAACCAAGAAGGTTTGCTTATATTCAGCGATCGCTTCTTTTAACAAGCCTTCCGCTTCATCGGTGAGTTTCTTCTCACTCTGAATCACTTCGCCAAACTTGGGCTTGCTGGATTTCAAATAATCCCGCAGTCCTTGGGCAAAGGGGGCGATTTTTTCCACCGGAATATCATCCAGATATCCATTCAATCCTGCATACACACTAGCCACCTGTTCAGGAACACTCAGAGGCGAGTTTTGGGGCTGTTTAAGCAACTCTTGCAGGCGCTGTCCCCGCGAGAGCTGGTCTTGAGTCGCCTTATCCAAGTCAGAAGCAAACTGGGCAAAAGCTCGCAGGTCATCATACTGAGCCAATTCCAGCTTCAGTTTACCGGCCACTTGTTTCATGGCTTTGGTTTGAGCCGCCGATCCCACACGGGATACAGAGATACCCGCGTTAATGGCTGGACGTAAGCCAGAGTTGAACAGGTCAGCAGACAGGAAGATCTGACCATCCGTAATCGAAATTACGTTAGTGGGAATGTAAGCAGAAACGTCTCCAGCTTGGGTTTCAATAATCGGCAGAGCGGTCATACTACCACTACCCAGCTCACTATTGAGTTTCGCTGCTCGCT is a genomic window containing:
- a CDS encoding F0F1 ATP synthase subunit gamma, translating into MANLKAIRDRINSVKNTRKITEAMRLVAAAKVRRAQEQVLATRPFADRLAQVLYRLQSRLQFEDVDLELLKNREVKTVGLIVFSGDRGLCGAYNSNVIRRAEMRAKELEKEGLNYEYALLGRKSVQYFQRREVPIAKTRTELAQIPSAEEADEIVDNILGWFLSGKVDRVELIYTKFVSLISSRPVIQTLLPLTPQGLEVVDDEVFRLTTADGNFNVSREKVASPEAGSFPRDMIFEQDPAQILDALLPLFIKNQFLRALQESAASELAARMTAMSSASDNASQMINTLTLSYNKARQAAITQELLEVVGGAEALN
- a CDS encoding M16 family metallopeptidase — protein: MAQLFSFPHFPARTLKLDSGLTVIHQQMSATPAVVADVWVKAGAIHEPEELPGLAHFLEHMVFKGTERIAPGIFDRVIENRGGISNAATSYDYAHFYINTAVPHIADTLPYLAEILLNPAIADEDFLQEREVVMSEIRQTQDDPDWLGFSSLLENLYPDHPYGRSVLGTQRQVLTHTPEQMQAFHHHCYQPENMTVVLVGDMSETQAIDLVSKSFVGFEDPPRERKGRTNGRSPQGCPVLSPHKLPPKTPPIAPLNTIRRKELKYPRLEEARLMMAWLGPGVHRLSDAYALDLISVLLASGRTSRLVRELQEEQGLVYGIGSDFSLQQDSSLFTITAWLEPKYLDDVESIIQDRLETLHTTPILESELRSCQRQLCNDYAFSTETPSQLAGLYGYYNTVAEARQAVSYPHRIQALTPEEIQRVARKYLHPDRYVVTRLKPLW